Within Hypomesus transpacificus isolate Combined female chromosome 10, fHypTra1, whole genome shotgun sequence, the genomic segment TCAGCCATTTTGAAAGACACCAGCGCACACATACAGGTGAAAAACCCTACAATTGTGAAATATGTGGAAAAACGTTCACTCAGAAGTGCAGCCTGAAAGTGCACCAAAAACTTCACATTAAAGATTGAGtttcatcattatgacattacGTACAGTATGCTTTACTGTATGCTTAGAGATCATATAATTAACTAATGTGTTTTTCAATATAAAGGTTTTCTCGAAACTGTTGAGGGCAATATTTGTGTATGCTCGTGTTATATATCTGTTCTGATTATGTTAGAACTGCACAAGAGTAACTGTAGCTGATAAATCCTTGTATATTGTGCTTCTCGTGTTGTGCACCCATTTGTGGGACAACAGTTTTATCTTAAATAATAACTCGATCCATCCATGTATTTCCTATGGATCTCGAATAAATTTAGGTTATCTACCTTCGTTGTATATGTTATAGTTTTTGCGTTTTCATATAATGTCATTTATCATGTTTACGGTAGTCGCTCTACTCCCACCGGAAGAAGCCTTGTAGAAGAACTCGACACCCCTGGATCTTGCAATTTTTTATTGTTAAGTCTCTCAATGTAGCATAAGGATTTGGATGCAGTTTTAAAGAGTATACAATGTCGGAGTGTTTGTGAATTTTATATTTACAAATAAACCATAACAATGTCGACGTGCAGGCCAACCACCTTTCAGACACAACTAACCGCGATTATGGAGGTCTTGACTAAGGCTGCAGTGGCAGAAATTTCACGGCTGGTCGACGATAGATGTACTGTATTACATTTAGAAGTCTCCCGACATCAAAAtgaaaatgacattctcaaGGGGAAATTGCTCAAGGTTGAAAGCGAACTAAAAAGCGAACGAGCACGGCGCAGTACCGTAGCTGGTAAGTTCATTGGATTGAATCGACGTATTTTCGTTCTGGGCTGTTAAGGGTGTTGTAATTAAGTATAATGTGCGGCCATAGTTAACGCTTTAGTAGAAATTCACTATTAGTGTACAGTTGAAACACTTCCAACAAGTATACTGTACACACCATTCCGTGTTTGAACCAATGAACACAAAGTCCCGACCAAATACTCAGTTTACCCTATCGACGTTGACTATAATGCGTTAAAAGGTGCAGATAATTTTGTACGATTTAACCTGTTTTACTGCATGTTATAGGCTACATAAGAATGGCGGGTAGTTGTTTAATTATTTATGATTTCTCTATTGACCAAACATTCACTGTATTTATTTGGTATTGTTCACATCCTACAGATACCTACGTGGAGAAAGTAGGAGGGCCTCAAGATTGGAGAGCAAATCAGAGGCCAGATGAAGACCCAGCGTTTGGAGCTGGAGTCAGCATGAAACCGTTCACTGTACATTCCGAGGTATGTGTCCGTTTCGGCCAAATAGTTTAATTTCAAGTCCTCCCAAACATGAAACACGGACTCTATTGAAACACAATGAAAGGGAAGGTTCTGGAGTCCCTCCTTTCAATGTATTATGAGAAGGAGCATGCATTAATCCTAATGTATCATGAATGTAGGGAAATTGTGTTTAGTTCTTTAACATGTATTACAATTATTTAGCAATATTTTTACCCAAACTGTGTAAAATAAATTCTTACttaaattcagattctgattgtATCTTTTTCTTCTAGCCTGCTGATATAGACACCACTAAGTCCCTTATGATTAAAGAGGAGAGGCCAGATGAGGAACTATGGACAAACAATCCACATAGTGATGGTTTGCAACTTCAAGGAAGTATCCTCTACCACGATGTCCTTGAGGAATTCCAGATTGAGAATCAACACTTTGAGGATGAGCTTCACACCCAACAGTCACATTCCAAAGAACCAAATAAtaaacattgtgaaaaacccagaTTTTCAACAGAAGATTCAAACTCGAGCAGTACAGGACACAATGGGGTGGAGACCAATGTTTTTGTTGTGAaactggagaaggaggaagagcatTCTGAGTTTCTATTGGATGCATGTCAACACAGCACAGGGAAACAAAATCCTACAGGTATTGGGTTTGCCATGGATGAAAGAGACAGTCAGCTGTGGGCTTCGATAGTTCAAGAGAATCCCAACATTGACGCCGACTTTCCTACTTTCTCCAACGTAGCAGACCAGTATTCTCAGACTTTTTCAGACTGTTCAGAGGGAGCCCCATTCTCAGCCTCCAAAGATTCTTGTGGGTTGTCTCAGTCTACTCCACAGAGCCCCTGCAAAGTCATGGCAAGCAATGTTCATCTCAAAGATAAACTTGCATCTCAGTTCATGCCCACATTTCATTGCATGCCTCAGCGCTCACAGAGAAATGACCACATCTCACTTACTGATCAGCAAATGCTTGAAAAGTCATCCGCATCTCATTCAGGGATGACTTTCCCAACCAGCAACCAACTGGGCATATCTCACCACACAAAAAACAACTTTGCGGCAGCTAGAAGGGACAAATTCATCTTCCAACGTGGCAAAACGTTCAGTCGCTCGCCTTATATCAAGATACACCAGCAAGTTCTCCCGGGACACGAGTCCCTTAGCTGTGACATCTGTGGGAAGAGGTTTGCGTCGCTCGCTCACCTGGTCCAACACAACCGCGTTCACACCGGGGAGCGTCCGTTTGGTTGCGCCACGTGTGGGAAGCGCTTCTCGCAGAAAGGGAGCCTGAAAGCCCACCAGCGCATCCACAGCGGCGAGAGACCGTTCTGCTGTGCTCAGTGTGGCAAGACCTTCACTCTCAAGCACCACTTGAAGAGGCACAGGCTGATTCACTCGACAGAGATGACTGAGAGAGGACTCCAACTGCCCGTGGAGAAAGACTCACTTATACCCTGGAGAGGATAAACGCTACTCTTGTCAGAGTCAAATATTGTACTTTTgatatatgaaatactactccgCTGTCGATATTGTAAATTAAAGGTTTCTCATGAAAGGGGATATGCTTTTGTGAACGAGATTAATTTGGTCACAAGTAACATTTAAGTGTATTTGTCCAGTAGAGCATCACATGTAAACAGTAGCTTTCCATTTCAAGGCCCAGGATTTAAAAATATTCAGAAAGTATCAAATGTGTTTGGCTATGTTTGGATCCCATAATGACAATACTGGCCCCTTTTGTTAAAAGCATCCCTTTCATCCTTTTGAACTTTCACCAGAGGGCAGTGTGAATCCAGTGAAACTTGATTCAAGTGAAACACTGTGAAACTGTTTTAAACAGGATCCAGGAACAGGATTTGGTAGTAGAACAGGAACAACCTACTTTGACTGACTTTAATGTTACCTCTCCATCGTTGTCATGAGAACATCAATTTCAGTGCATATCTCAGACAAAGACAAGACAAAGATGAAAAGGCCTCAGGTCATGAAACAAGATAGtatgtatgttgtatgtttaaGGTAGAGGTGACAAGTTCCAGGAATTGAATAAATAAGGGTGATCATGTTTCAGGTTGAGGATCCAGGTAGAGTATCAGATGATGTGCGACTGTAGGGGAGGTTGGGCTGCAGATATCAAATGGGTAAATATCTCTCCCATATATGCCAAGCTAGTGAACATTATGCAGACGTTTTTGTTTTATAACAACATTGTGGGATTTGATTGTGGAAGCATAGAGAGTCACTGAAGTGGAAGCTTTGGAACATTCTATACTATAGATTGCTGCGGAACGCTGTAGAGTAAACAAAACCCAAGGTTACTATGGCACTGCACGTGACACATCCTGGAGCAGAATGTCCTAAGCTGTTTCTGTTCAGCTAAAACTCCCTGCCTAAACATCCAGACTCTGGGTATGGACCAGCTCCACTGACAAAGGTTTGAAGTCTCCAAATTGACCAAACATGCATGTCTTTTCCAACAATCAGAGCCACTGCTTATCAAAAGACAAAGTTAATCTTTTCAGACATGTAGTAAAAAGTTCACTGCACAGAGGCTTAGTAGAAACACAATGCAAAAGTGAACAACTGAAAAGAAGAGGGACTTAAAGATAATCTCTGGCCTGCCCTCAGAGACTCAGCACATGACCTTGTATGGATATAAACACTGACGACTTGACGTCACGGAAAACACTggttggaggagggagggcatggCTGTTGAATAGTTTTGGTgagaaaaagggaaaaagtGACCATGAGAGCAAGGGAAACAATGCAGGGATAGGGATGGCAAAACAATACTGCTGTCAGGTGGTGTTGTTTTAACGCATGGTTGACACCCCTCCAAAGTCAACAGATGGTTTCACACCAGAGTGCCAGAGATAAAAGGTAGAGATGATACCACTTCTTCAGCCACTCATATCAAATTGAGTTGACATTAAAGTTACATTAACTACTGCATAGCAATACCTAGAGTCAAAACTGTCAACTCTGGTAAACTGTTTTGACAAGAATTGCAATGCGATTAAATGGTGTTAGCAGTACAGGTTATTACAGAAGTGAAAGAGGGCACTGAATGGATGAGGGTAGTTTTGATATGTGGATGTTGTAAAGGAGCAGCTGAAGGCTGTGTTGCTAAAACAAGGTCAATATTGACGTTATCTTACCCTTGGAAAGCCCAACCTGCCCTTACCAAGTTTCACTTGTATAATGACTTGCATTGCTAAACCGTAATAaaatgtaactacatagcaatttGTATCTAACTACAATGTTGTTTATTTAGGTATTGATGCGTAGTTCCAttgtagttaatgtaaccttaatgtgaAGTGTTGCTACTTATTTATTTGCAGAAGTAAGAACTGTGTGAATTTCAGTGTGTGCAAACACAAACCTTCTACCTCTATTCTACCTCTATTGTCAAAAGCACAACATTCTGACATGATTAGCTTTCATTGTAAGTTTTTAATAGTTAATGACAGCCGCACTTGTACAAACCACCCAAACTAACATTTTAAGTAACCTTTCTGTGTAGACTTATACACATTTGTATCAAATGCAAGTACATAAATAAAtgttataaatatattttaaatattacaTTTTTAACTGTTACACACCAGAATATtgttacatgtacatttagttATATTAAATTAATAAACTATAATTTTGGTCCTTGCCAATAATCCTTCAAGTCAATCATGTCCCagaatgtacttactgtacaagGATTTCTATACAATACAGGGTTATAATTCCCTTTTTTAAACTTTCAATCAATTCAGGTTTCTTTAACTTAACACAACACATTACTGCTATACAATGTCTTGTCAGTCTGCATATACGTGCAATAGTCATTACAGCATTCTAGAACCATATATTTTCATAAATGTCAGGTGCAAAAATGAGTTAAAAGCTACCTAGAAGAATGTAAACTTAAGGTACAGAAAAACCAAAACACAGTTCCCAAGATCAGGCTGAGCTGTAGAACTACCTTTGCCCAAGCAAGcccgttctcacacacacagagcccacacacacagcagtagtAGTTAAGTACTACTCAGGTGAGCCACAGGGTCAATAGGACAACAGGATAAGCCAGTCGTGATGCTAAGTCATGCGTAGTTGCCGCTGTGCTTGATGCGGTTGACCAATGTTGATACCAGCTTCTGCAGCGCGTCCGCCCTCAGCCTGCCCGCCTCCAGGACCTCCTCGTGATTGGCCTTCTCCTGGCTGTCGTAGTCCATCACCGCCTCATTGGTTATCAGAGACAGAGCGAAGACCTTCATCCCGCAGTGCCGTGCCACGATCACCTCGTGCACCGTGCTCATCCCTACAAACCAGACAGAAGCAAAACAGGTTAGTTTAACCCAACATACAGCATTGAGCAGTGATCCAATGACGTCAGAGGTCCCTTTGAGAGTTATCCAATTAAAGAGAATATTTCTCTCTTATTTGAGGTTATGGGTTACTTATGGGATGTCTAGGAccgccctctctcccagcctaaATGTGAAAATGGCTCTCCAGACAGCGTGTGGTCTCGATCCCCAAACTCACCCACAGCATCGGCTCCTAGTCTGTGCAGCATGCGACACTCAGCAATGGTCTCGAAAGAGGGACCGCCCACAACACAGTACACTCCCTCACGCAGGAAGTGGCTGTAGCCAAGCTCCTTCCCCACTTCCAGTGCCACCTGCACCAGTTTCCGATCATAGGCGTCAGACATGCAGGGGAAACGGACACCGAACCtaaagaggagaggggtaggCGGTTTATTTACCAACATTTGGTTGACTTTGGTTTGTGAAATACTTGTAATTCTCTATCCAATCCATACATGCATACAAATTTATATTGcctatttatatatgtatacatccatccataaaaacatattttcttccGTTCTCCCTTCTTTCCTTACTTGCCTCCATCTATTCATTAAACCATTCTTTATTTCCATCCATTCATCTATCCAGCCAGCAAGcaagccagccaaccagccaaccagccagccagccagccagccagcccacccACCCCTACAGTTACACTCACTTGTCATCGTTGGGTCCAGCCAGGGGATTGATCCCCGCAAAGCCAGGCATGTTGATGTGGTCCTTCATAATCATGATGTCTCCCACCTTGTAGTCCTGGTTGAGACCCCCCGCCGCGTTGGTCAGGATCACTGTGTCCACCCCCAGTAGCTTGAAGATTCGCATGGGCATTGTGATCTGGAATGCAGAACTTGTACATCAAATACAATGTATATATTGAATATGCAAAACACTTTTCTGGTTtaatgagtgtgtgaatgtgtcatTTGATTCAAATTGATGCAAGGCGCAAAAGTGAGATattgagaacagagagagacagagagagagagagagagaggtagagtgaggtagagagagagaggtagagagagagagacagagagatagagagaggtaaacagagagagagagagagagaggtagagagagagagagagagagagagagagagagagagagagagagagagagagagagagagaggggaggggtagagagagagagagagagaggtagagagagagagtagacacAGGTGGGCCATGATGACTGCTGATGCCAGCACTACACACCTTCTGGATGGGATAGCCCTCATAGAGGTGAAAGCGTccttgcatgcacacacatggctTCCCTTTTAGGGTCCCAAATACCAGTCTACCAGCATGACCAtgcactgtaacacacacacacgtgagttGGATTAGTGGTTGTTAAAATCCACAAAAAAGCTGAAACGCCCTGGTTACACCTAACGGCATGACTGCAAGCAGATCAAGCAGACTTCATTGGTTTTAGTACTGGGTGCATCAAGTTGCAACAGTGATggactttttttatttgaaatgacTGAGCTTACAAGTGTTATACTTCAGCAATGATACAATGGGTATGACCAGGGCTTTAAACAGACTTTTACACATATTCACTTCACATACACTCTATCACTACACACAGTCAGccatcacaaacacatacctgTTATAATCACTACACACAGGCAGccatcacaaacacatacctgTTATAATCACTACACACAGGCAGccatcacaaacacaaacctgtTATAATCACTACACACAGGCAGccatcacaaacacatacctgTTATAATCactacacacaggcagatatcacaaacacatacctgTTACAATCACTACACACAGGCAGccatcacaaacacatacctgTGCTCTTAGGGAAGTTTGGAATGTCAGAGTAGTTAAACTCCACCCGGTCTTTCAGCATGTCAGCCAAGCCTCCGAGGCCAGAGCCACACACGATGCCCACCTGGGGGCGCACCTTGGACTGGGCGAGCAGCCATTCAGCTGTGGCAGCACACTCCTCATAACCAgacctgagaggagagagaggaagtgggagTAAGGGTGGGTTGGTTAGTGTGTCATTCCATTACCCTTTCAAACTCACTAACCatgcgtgtgagagagggggaggtgtgaCGGTTGTCAGAGTTGGCTCACTGCTAGGATGGAAATATTGAGGCATGAACGGGAATGACAGATAGGTAAAGACAGAATGAGatctgagttttttttttttttagatgcATTGCTATCTTCCTGTAATTAAGGAACATAACACACCCTCAAACATTCCAAACTCAGTGGTTTGACGCACactgacaaagacacacacgccTGTTCAGACACACTCGCAGACACAAACCATAACATTTAGTCCCCTGGCGTgtgtactgtagcctatacaGTGTGTGCGTCTAATTTAGGAGACGCCTAACCATCACATGAGTCCTTCAGAGCAGACTGACACTAACACATGCACCCGTTTGACCACATTCTTACAATATCTATCAGTGTAATGTTTCACTAAACCATAACCTACAAAAACGAATTACAGCTCAATAAATAGCAAAAAGCCAAGTAACTTAGCTCTTATAAATTGATACAATATAATGATACATCCATTGTCTTACCCACTCACAGATTTGTTCTCTTCCAAGTTGCCAACACAACAGTATCATAACTAGACGAAGATGTCCAACTCCATTCAAGTTGAAATGGATATAACGAATTTATCATTGCATTTATAGTCTGACTTTGCAAATCAATTTGATTTACATCAcaataaaagaaaataaactAAAACGACAAAATACTGTTGCGACAACCCCGCGCGCACATCGGTTTCATCGAGTCCTGGCAGTTCATTAAAGGGGAAGATAAACTGTACTTTATTTCGATATAGGCTAAACAAAGACACATACTAGTTAATTGTTGCCCAAAAACTTTTGACAACATATgccaataaaaaaaatcattgaTGTCACTTACTCTGAGGCAGCCTCGGGAAACATGtcttcaaatgaaaatgtgCTCAACAATTGCTCAAAAGTTACGTCCAACTTAGAACCGTGTACCACGAAAAGGTAGTATAGGCTATTACTTGAGCACGACTCAAAGTTGTACAACTTAGTATAATTTTATAAACGCAATGTTGTAACGGCGTGAGGGTGATGTAATATCCACGAAGGGTACGAAGCGCCTATAAAAACTATTTTCCCTACGCCATATCCCGGTATGACGAATTATGACATACTCACGCTCTTATTGGCCATCGACGCGGGCGTTGTTCGGATGTAATGTACCAGTTTCTTTGCCGGCAGAAATCCAATAACAAAGAGAGTAACATACGTCATAACAAAAGCGTACGTTTTAACAATCACGCAAAAAAGGAAAGTACACTTTGGTCACTAGACTGCCCCTCATATCCAACTTTTAAACAACCAACAAAAACACTCACTGAACATTCGATTACccaaacattttaaaagtaTGTTTTAAGAGTGATTTGAAACACCTAATGGATAGATTTATAAAAGAGCAGCTTGTGTTCAGATACTGAGATACTGTTGTGTAGGGTCATGTTATGTAACTAATGCTAGGTTCAGACCCACTTGGCTGTGTTTCATCCTCACACCAACCGTTGCtggctcaaacaaacaaacttctGTGAAGACATTTTATGCTTTGCCTCAGGTCGGCCTCTGTATCTGTAGTAAATAAATATGACTATGTGTGCACTGCTTTCATGACAGTATATCAGTCCTGAAGGACACATTAGGTGACACCACTCTGTAATCATATCACATGCAGTCAGAGAAATGTGgaattcaaataaataaaagttcTCAATGCTGTTTATTGCAGATTTGGGACACGTGTGTATGGGTGTTTTACAAGTCAAATACATGGGTTTTATTAGTTGTTTAAACTGGAGCTTAGAAAGCGTTTTGAATATTTGCAAATAACTTTTCTTTTACAGGTAACACTCAAACTAAATTTTTTCAACAAAACCAGATATGTCTCAATACATTCGCTCATATCATTGGAATACATGAATTTCTGTCTTACTCATCTGTGATGAAGGCCTTCAACACCACTATGACTCAATGTTCGGGGTGACAAATCGTTTCATGGTACATGAACACAAAGGGGTATTCCAAATTGAGCAGATCTTGTTTAATCTCATTTGATACATTTCCATCAAGGGGCCTAACCCTTTCCTCTATAGTAAAGTCTGCTTTTTGCAGTGGTGTCATTTCTCAATGATCTTGTTCCAAGTGTATTTGCTGGCATGTTCTTTGATGTATCTACATTAGTTTTAGTTTTAATGTGTTACTTTTAATGAAGTCATGTTAATATGGCAACATAGCCAATGTCAATAAGGATGTTTTAAGAAAAGTATTTCCTCATTCCTCACCCTAAcagctttggataaaataatGTGAGTCTTGCCAGTGGAACCAGTAAGACTTGTTAggcctctttctgtttctctttgaaGTGTGAAAACTGACCGAATCCACTGGAATGCTTCATTAGGTCTGCTACTTAGAGAACTTTGGTAATGGCTGTGATCTGTGGGAAAGTGGGGTTGGATTGTTAAGCCCCGCCCTGAAGGTACGACTTGGCTACATCACTggtcctctccttttcccttaTCACACCACAAAACATCAGCATTTGTCTCCCCCTGCCGGTTTAAATGGGACATTGCAGTCTGTCATGTCCAACACTACAAAAGGATTCTATTAAAAGTTCAATTGCACGCTTCCTACTTAAACCCCTAAAAATCTGTATAATGTAATATATTATTAATAAGCTTTTGAATGGTTCAGCCATAATACATGATTTGCCCCCACAAGGTTGTTGTTACATTCTTACAGTAACAGTAGGTTTGACATTCTAAGCACTGGGatctatgttgttgctgttTGTCAGCCTGATAACTTGTAAGGTTCCATCAATGTCAGACAGTGGGGTTTTGGTTTGGGACAGTCCACATCAAAGAGGAAGTAAAGCTTGATCCGAAACTTA encodes:
- the LOC124473138 gene encoding zinc finger protein 232-like translates to MSTCRPTTFQTQLTAIMEVLTKAAVAEISRLVDDRCTVLHLEVSRHQNENDILKGKLLKVESELKSERARRSTVADTYVEKVGGPQDWRANQRPDEDPAFGAGVSMKPFTVHSEPADIDTTKSLMIKEERPDEELWTNNPHSDGLQLQGSILYHDVLEEFQIENQHFEDELHTQQSHSKEPNNKHCEKPRFSTEDSNSSSTGHNGVETNVFVVKLEKEEEHSEFLLDACQHSTGKQNPTGIGFAMDERDSQLWASIVQENPNIDADFPTFSNVADQYSQTFSDCSEGAPFSASKDSCGLSQSTPQSPCKVMASNVHLKDKLASQFMPTFHCMPQRSQRNDHISLTDQQMLEKSSASHSGMTFPTSNQLGISHHTKNNFAAARRDKFIFQRGKTFSRSPYIKIHQQVLPGHESLSCDICGKRFASLAHLVQHNRVHTGERPFGCATCGKRFSQKGSLKAHQRIHSGERPFCCAQCGKTFTLKHHLKRHRLIHSTEMTERGLQLPVEKDSLIPWRG
- the pnp5b gene encoding purine nucleoside phosphorylase 5b isoform X1 — protein: MLLSLLLDFCRQRNWYITSEQRPRRWPIRASGYEECAATAEWLLAQSKVRPQVGIVCGSGLGGLADMLKDRVEFNYSDIPNFPKSTVHGHAGRLVFGTLKGKPCVCMQGRFHLYEGYPIQKITMPMRIFKLLGVDTVILTNAAGGLNQDYKVGDIMIMKDHINMPGFAGINPLAGPNDDKFGVRFPCMSDAYDRKLVQVALEVGKELGYSHFLREGVYCVVGGPSFETIAECRMLHRLGADAVGMSTVHEVIVARHCGMKVFALSLITNEAVMDYDSQEKANHEEVLEAGRLRADALQKLVSTLVNRIKHSGNYA
- the pnp5b gene encoding purine nucleoside phosphorylase 5b isoform X2; its protein translation is MFPEAASESGYEECAATAEWLLAQSKVRPQVGIVCGSGLGGLADMLKDRVEFNYSDIPNFPKSTVHGHAGRLVFGTLKGKPCVCMQGRFHLYEGYPIQKITMPMRIFKLLGVDTVILTNAAGGLNQDYKVGDIMIMKDHINMPGFAGINPLAGPNDDKFGVRFPCMSDAYDRKLVQVALEVGKELGYSHFLREGVYCVVGGPSFETIAECRMLHRLGADAVGMSTVHEVIVARHCGMKVFALSLITNEAVMDYDSQEKANHEEVLEAGRLRADALQKLVSTLVNRIKHSGNYA